The DNA segment TTTCGGAGATGGAATTTTGCTAAATCCCACAATTTGTTCGGTTAAAGCGGGAGTAGTTTTATCTGCGGAAGCAGCGACAATTAAAGTCGGGATTTGCACCTTTGTTAAACCAGTTTCGCCAAACATTAATGAAGTCGTGGGAGTTAAAGCTATTGCTTGTTTAATTCTGTTATCCCGCAGTTGATAAGTTTTTTCTGGCAATTCTTGAGCAACACATTGGATAGTTTCTCCCAGGCTTAAAATAGTTAATTTATTCTGACAGCGTTCTCTGATTCCGGTTATTTGTAACTCGGCTCCAGCCAAGGATAAAGCTGTACCCCCGCCAAAAGAATAGCCAATCACCATCGTGTTATCAGTTGCCAGTTTCCCTTGTAGGGGATTACCTGTTGCTTGGTTGAGTTTTTCTAATACATCTAAAACAAAACTGACATCTTGAGGACGATTTAAAAACTCTTGGGGTTGTAAAAGTCGCACTTTGCCTTTGCTTGCTAAATCTGTATTTGCCTGATTACTTCCCGGATGTTCTAAGGCGACGAATATATAACCGTGGGAGGCAAAATGTTCAGCTAAATAGTGTAAATCTGTGCGGACTGATCCCATCCCGTGGGAGTAGATAATTACAGGTTTTTCTTGAGTTGCAGATGTTGACCAGTATATATCCACCGGAATTTGGCGATCGCGTTTTTGATCGTTCAAGTTCAATTTCAGTACTTGTACTTGGGCGTTTCCTGGTTGGCTAGGGTCAAAAGGTAAGGAAATCTGCGGTTTGGTGGGATCAAGTTGAGGACTAATCGCCAGCATAAATTGTTGTGTACGCCAGAAAGCATTGTTTAAACTCCCCGCCACTTGGAAAGCTTGGGGTAGGTTAATTTCTAGGCTCTGACTGGGGTAAGCAGCAATAAAGCTGAGAATAGAAAGACCCTGTGGTGCAGTAGAACCCAACACCAAACTAGCTCTTAAAGCTTTTGCACCAGATTGATCTTTGCGAACTACGGCCGTGGATAAGTCATTGAGAATAGTTGTCCCAATTTGAGTATTTAGTAACCTACTGATGGTTACCACATT comes from the Nostoc sp. PCC 7120 = FACHB-418 genome and includes:
- a CDS encoding alpha/beta hydrolase; the protein is MRITWKSIKIFAGLVCTFSLTQFFATNTPVQAAETVVVRFGLFAESIPVADLQKAAETGEFPSSLNLFTRRLSEQQRRTIIGALRMRVPLNVVTISRLLNTQIGTTILNDLSTAVVRKDQSGAKALRASLVLGSTAPQGLSILSFIAAYPSQSLEINLPQAFQVAGSLNNAFWRTQQFMLAISPQLDPTKPQISLPFDPSQPGNAQVQVLKLNLNDQKRDRQIPVDIYWSTSATQEKPVIIYSHGMGSVRTDLHYLAEHFASHGYIFVALEHPGSNQANTDLASKGKVRLLQPQEFLNRPQDVSFVLDVLEKLNQATGNPLQGKLATDNTMVIGYSFGGGTALSLAGAELQITGIRERCQNKLTILSLGETIQCVAQELPEKTYQLRDNRIKQAIALTPTTSLMFGETGLTKVQIPTLIVAASADKTTPALTEQIVGFSKIPSPKWLVGIIGGTHLSVKDPSATLDQVDKPNTPLTGGEIVGEQATDVRQFVKAIALAMAAQLTPEAEKYAVFLTPDYAQLASTQSFPFRIVTEIPPQAIPIGKQ